The following coding sequences are from one Octopus bimaculoides isolate UCB-OBI-ISO-001 chromosome 3, ASM119413v2, whole genome shotgun sequence window:
- the LOC106869072 gene encoding uncharacterized protein K02A2.6-like, with the protein MSKEFHVGQPGILRMEALMRSYVYWPKMDKEVENLVKDCRECALAAKLLTIKCEPWPKVDVPWSRLHIDFADLLNGSYYLVIVSSFSNWPEICKCKKPTSSAVTIFLHELFARFGVPDATTSDNGTQFVPFEFKMFCKTFALEHVTTGLYHPSSHGQAERFVDMFKRALRKLKKEVTDEVALQFLWVYHVTPNPNAPEGYYLNYPPIHPPTHYLYYYYIP; encoded by the coding sequence ATGTCGAAGGAATTTCATGTTGGGCAGCCTGGTATCTTGAGGATGGAAGCTTTAATGCGTAGCTACGTGTATTGGCCAAAAATGgataaagaagttgaaaatttagTGAAAGACTGCAGAGAATGCGCTCTAGCAGCAAAATTATTGACGATAAAATGTGAACCTTggccaaaagtagatgttccgTGGTCAAGACTACACATCGATTTCGCTGATCTCTTAAACGGTTCATACTACTTAGTGATAGTAAGTAGTTTCTCTAACTggccagaaatttgtaagtgtaaaaaacCAACCTCCTCAGCtgtgacaatttttttacatgagtTGTTTGCGAGATTTGGCGTCCCAGACGCGACAACTTCTGACAATGGAACACAATTTGTGccttttgaatttaaaatgttttgtaaaacGTTCGCTCTAGAACATGTAACTACGGGGCTATACCATCCCAGTTCTCACGGACAGGCAGAACGCTTTGTCGATATGTTCAAGAGAGCCCTAAGAAAGTTGAAAAAGGAAGTGAcggatgaggtagctctacaaTTCTTATGGGTATACCACGTGACACCAAATCCAAATGCACCAGAAGGATACTATCTAAACTACCCTCCTATTCATCCTCCTACTCACTACCTCTACTACTATTACATCCCTTAG